The genomic segment CCACGCAGGCGGTGCTGCCTGTTTGTTCTGTTGCTTTGCGCAGGGCAGTGGAGGAGATATCCGGCGTATGCGCCAGGTATACCACATCCACGCCAAACCGGCGCAGCTCCTCTTCGGTACGGATCCAGCGGGCATTGCCCTTCCAGTCGTCTCCGATGAACACAGCGTTGAAGCCCAGCGCCTGCAGCATTTCTGTTTTGTCCAGCGTATCTGCGATCACCGCCTGATCCACTGCCTTGATATTTTCCACAATGGTGCGCCGATCCTCCTGACAGATGACCGGCGTCTTGTTCTTATAACGCTCCACCAGCTGGTCGGAGTTGACCCCAACGATCAGATAATCGCACAGAGCCTTAGCCTGGTTGATCAGGTTCAGATGCCCGATATGGAACATATCATACACACCCTGTGTGTAGCCGATTTTATATGGTTTCATAAAAATCTCCCTTACTGGTCGACTCTTCCTTTTTGCCGGTAGTACTGATCGAAGTAGTTCTGGTACTCACCGGAAATAATATCCTGCCACCATTTCTTGTTGTCCAGGTACCATTGAATGGTCTGCCGGATGCCGTCTTCAAACTTTGTTTCCGGCAGCCAGCCCAGCTCACTGTGGATCTTGGTGGGATCGATGGCATAGCGCATGTCGTGTCCCGGACGATCCGTGACAAAGGTAATCAGGCTTTCCGGCTTGCCCAGCTCCTTGAGGATGGTCTTGACAACCTCCAGATTTGTCCGCTCGTTGTGGCCGCCTACGTTGTAGACCTCGCCGGCTCTGCCCTTGCGCATCACCAGGTCGATGGCCTTGCAGTGATCCTCCACATAAAGCCAGTCCCGGACGTTTTCTCCCTTGCCGTAAACCGGCAGTGCCTCGTCCGCCAGCGCCCGGCTGATCATCAGCGGGATCAGCTTTTCCGGGAAGTGGTAGGGGCCGTAGTTGTTGGAGCATCTGGTGATGGATACCGGCAGGCCAAAGGTGCGGTAATATGCCAAAACAAGCAGATCTGCTC from the Ruminococcus champanellensis 18P13 = JCM 17042 genome contains:
- a CDS encoding adenylyltransferase/cytidyltransferase family protein; this translates as MKPYKIGYTQGVYDMFHIGHLNLINQAKALCDYLIVGVNSDQLVERYKNKTPVICQEDRRTIVENIKAVDQAVIADTLDKTEMLQALGFNAVFIGDDWKGNARWIRTEEELRRFGVDVVYLAHTPDISSTALRKATEQTGSTACVEET
- the rfbB gene encoding dTDP-glucose 4,6-dehydratase; amino-acid sequence: MTIIVTGGAGFIGSNFVYLQLKEHPEDRIICLDKLTYAGNLSTLQEAMEHPNFRFIKADIADRAAVEQLFEQEHPDIVVNFAAESHVDRSIENPGIFLQTNIMGTQVLMDACRKYGIQRYHQVSTDEVYGDLPLDRPDLFFTEDTPIHTSSPYSSSKAGADLLVLAYYRTFGLPVSITRCSNNYGPYHFPEKLIPLMISRALADEALPVYGKGENVRDWLYVEDHCKAIDLVMRKGRAGEVYNVGGHNERTNLEVVKTILKELGKPESLITFVTDRPGHDMRYAIDPTKIHSELGWLPETKFEDGIRQTIQWYLDNKKWWQDIISGEYQNYFDQYYRQKGRVDQ